One window of the Streptomyces asoensis genome contains the following:
- a CDS encoding ABC transporter ATP-binding protein has translation MRAVSRTYGEGPPALADVTLSVAAGEALAVLGPSGSGKSTLLNLIAGLDRPSTGSVTVDGLRVDELSEAGSARYRRTKVGMVFQFFNLLDDLTVTDNVLLPAQLAGMPRAEARARAAGLLAELRIDRHADAYPGRLSGGERQRVAVARALMNRPALLLADEPTGALDTASGADVRELLAELNASGQTIVLVTHDLSLAASCATRTVELVDGRVVRDTRSARGAAAVAR, from the coding sequence ATGCGGGCTGTGAGCAGGACGTACGGGGAAGGGCCGCCGGCCCTCGCCGACGTGACGCTGAGCGTGGCCGCCGGAGAGGCGCTCGCCGTTCTCGGGCCGTCCGGCAGCGGCAAGTCCACGCTGCTCAACCTGATCGCGGGACTCGACCGGCCGAGCACGGGCAGCGTCACGGTGGACGGGCTGCGGGTGGACGAGCTGAGCGAGGCCGGGTCGGCGCGGTACCGGCGCACGAAGGTCGGCATGGTCTTCCAGTTCTTCAATCTGCTGGACGACCTGACGGTCACCGACAACGTGCTGCTGCCCGCCCAGTTGGCGGGGATGCCGCGGGCCGAGGCCCGCGCACGGGCCGCCGGGCTGCTGGCGGAGCTGCGCATCGACCGGCACGCGGACGCCTACCCCGGCAGGTTGTCCGGCGGGGAGCGGCAGCGCGTCGCGGTCGCCCGGGCCCTGATGAACCGTCCGGCCCTGCTGCTGGCCGACGAGCCCACCGGCGCGCTGGACACCGCCTCCGGCGCGGACGTCCGGGAACTGCTCGCCGAACTCAACGCGTCGGGGCAGACGATCGTCCTGGTCACCCACGATCTGAGCCTCGCCGCGTCCTGCGCGACCCGGACCGTCGAGCTGGTCGACGGCCGTGTCGTACGGGACACCAGGAGCGCCCGGGGCGCGGCGGCGGTGGCCCGATGA
- a CDS encoding sensor histidine kinase — translation MGGAGGAVRAEIVERWRTGAAALLRRSPLPRPSRWMWTADAILAFVLAACTVGATYRQGAGDAPVPPMLVPVPPRVPAPGVPPVGPFPDVGVGVAQFAGAVEPWQLALAALTALPLVVRRRFPLSAFWAVVVASLLFNQHLRGGDPTLYTFLSCVVAAYSAAVYSPYRARALAGLVAAALLAVLRDETFPSFAPGLVPFLALLGVGLGANAVHIWKVRLTALEEEHEAAMRLAVDRERSRIARELHDVVTHNVSVMVIQAGAARKVMDTAPDRARRALLAVEAGGRTAMAELRHVMGLLTMAGDGNGGDGDAEGAGGASDPAAGADLAPQPGLAQVPALTDRVRDTGVPVELTVTGTPAPLAPGADLAAYRVVQEALTNTVRHAVGGRVRVAIEHVPGAVHIEVSDTGGTSAAPDGTGGGRGLIGLRERLAVYGATLRAGERPTGGFEVRAVIPVEELA, via the coding sequence ATGGGCGGGGCGGGCGGTGCTGTGCGGGCGGAGATCGTGGAGCGGTGGCGAACGGGGGCCGCGGCCCTGCTGCGCAGGAGCCCGCTGCCCCGCCCGTCCCGGTGGATGTGGACGGCCGACGCGATCCTCGCCTTCGTCCTCGCCGCCTGCACGGTGGGCGCCACCTACCGGCAGGGCGCCGGCGACGCGCCGGTTCCGCCGATGCTCGTGCCGGTTCCGCCACGGGTGCCCGCGCCCGGCGTCCCGCCGGTCGGCCCGTTCCCGGACGTGGGGGTGGGCGTGGCGCAGTTCGCCGGCGCCGTCGAGCCCTGGCAGCTGGCGCTGGCCGCCCTGACCGCGCTGCCCCTGGTGGTGCGCCGCCGGTTCCCGCTGTCCGCGTTCTGGGCGGTGGTCGTCGCGAGCCTGCTGTTCAACCAGCATCTGCGCGGCGGCGACCCGACCCTGTACACGTTCCTGTCCTGTGTGGTCGCCGCCTACAGCGCGGCCGTGTACAGCCCGTACCGGGCGCGTGCGCTCGCCGGCCTGGTGGCCGCCGCCCTGCTCGCCGTACTGCGCGACGAGACCTTCCCGTCGTTCGCTCCCGGTCTCGTGCCGTTCCTCGCGCTGCTCGGGGTGGGGCTGGGAGCCAACGCGGTCCACATCTGGAAGGTGCGGCTGACCGCTCTGGAGGAGGAGCACGAGGCCGCCATGCGGCTGGCCGTCGACCGCGAGCGTTCCCGGATCGCGCGCGAACTGCACGACGTCGTCACCCACAATGTGAGCGTGATGGTGATCCAGGCGGGCGCGGCCCGCAAGGTGATGGACACCGCGCCCGACCGGGCCCGCCGGGCGCTGCTGGCCGTCGAGGCGGGCGGGCGTACGGCGATGGCCGAACTGCGGCACGTCATGGGCCTGCTCACCATGGCCGGTGACGGGAACGGCGGGGACGGGGACGCGGAGGGGGCCGGGGGTGCCTCCGACCCGGCCGCCGGGGCCGATCTGGCGCCGCAGCCGGGCCTCGCCCAGGTGCCCGCCCTCACCGACCGGGTGCGCGATACCGGCGTGCCCGTCGAGCTGACCGTCACCGGCACCCCGGCCCCGCTCGCCCCGGGCGCCGACCTGGCCGCGTACCGCGTGGTGCAGGAGGCGCTGACCAACACGGTCAGGCATGCCGTCGGCGGCCGGGTGCGGGTCGCCATCGAGCACGTCCCCGGCGCGGTGCACATCGAGGTGTCCGACACCGGCGGCACGTCCGCGGCGCCGGACGGTACCGGTGGCGGCCGCGGACTGATCGGCCTGCGTGAACGCCTCGCCGTCTACGGCGCCACCCTCCGCGCGGGCGAACGTCCCACCGGCGGTTTCGAGGTCCGCGCCGTCATCCC